A region from the Cystobacter ferrugineus genome encodes:
- a CDS encoding serine/threonine-protein kinase produces MAELFLGYTSGPGGFRKYAAIKRILPDARGDEQFERMFLDEARITAALSHPNIGQVFELGQDKGGLFLAMEFIAGRNLEQVSSLGRRLGGTLPLGFALSVIRDVCLALHYAHTFTTPGGKPHPVIHRDVAHKNVMVTYDGMVKLLDFGIAKARGARANTQVGMVKGTTGYMSPEQVRGQPLDGRSDLFSVGVMLHELLTGERLFAAGSEIQEMQMILGASIPDPQPKGGQVPAEIRAVVLKALARDREQRYATGRDMARALEAAAGPLLFDAEQRAAFMAEHFQQQREGTRQLLQTVDETLDGMSAVAPVARVEDARPPAGTERRPAPRRKTETEVEVGSPARVVTTGRVVTRENVPVAPPKTQETQGPKVAKSSLGLWAGMLVLGGLLGLGGMELRQALLAEPIPAPAPGPAEDPSALLPLGPPRREAPAPSPEAAAAPASPPAAESEKAPASTGETATPPARPGKQGLLTLVTLPEAEVFLNGRSLGKTPLFKKPVPVGQLRLFLQGQDGKRRELFAPIEQGKLTKLNLSLADLPPVR; encoded by the coding sequence ATGGCCGAGCTGTTCCTGGGCTACACGTCGGGGCCGGGGGGCTTCCGCAAGTACGCGGCCATCAAGCGCATCCTCCCGGACGCGCGTGGTGACGAGCAGTTCGAGCGCATGTTCCTGGACGAGGCGCGCATCACCGCGGCGCTCAGCCATCCGAACATCGGCCAGGTGTTCGAACTGGGGCAGGACAAGGGCGGGCTCTTCCTGGCGATGGAGTTCATCGCGGGGCGGAACCTCGAGCAGGTGAGCTCCCTGGGCCGGCGGCTCGGGGGGACGCTGCCCCTGGGCTTCGCGCTGTCGGTGATACGCGACGTGTGCCTCGCGTTGCATTACGCGCACACCTTCACCACGCCCGGGGGCAAGCCCCATCCCGTCATCCACCGGGACGTGGCCCACAAGAACGTGATGGTGACGTACGACGGGATGGTGAAGCTCCTGGACTTCGGCATCGCCAAGGCGCGCGGGGCCCGGGCGAACACCCAGGTGGGCATGGTGAAGGGCACCACCGGGTACATGTCGCCGGAGCAGGTGCGGGGCCAGCCGCTGGATGGCCGCAGCGATCTCTTCTCCGTGGGGGTGATGCTCCACGAGCTGCTCACGGGCGAGCGGCTGTTCGCCGCCGGGTCGGAGATCCAGGAGATGCAGATGATCCTGGGGGCGTCCATCCCCGATCCCCAGCCCAAGGGAGGGCAGGTGCCCGCGGAGATCCGCGCGGTGGTGCTCAAGGCGTTGGCGCGCGATCGGGAACAGCGCTACGCGACGGGCCGGGACATGGCGCGGGCGCTGGAGGCCGCGGCGGGTCCCCTGCTCTTCGACGCCGAGCAACGTGCCGCCTTCATGGCCGAGCACTTCCAGCAGCAGCGGGAGGGCACGCGTCAGTTGCTGCAGACCGTGGACGAGACGCTGGACGGCATGTCGGCGGTGGCTCCGGTCGCGCGGGTCGAGGACGCGCGGCCTCCGGCGGGGACCGAGAGGCGGCCCGCGCCCCGGCGCAAGACGGAGACGGAGGTGGAAGTCGGCTCGCCGGCGCGGGTGGTCACCACCGGCCGGGTGGTCACGCGGGAGAACGTCCCCGTCGCGCCCCCCAAGACACAGGAGACACAAGGCCCCAAGGTGGCGAAGAGCTCCCTGGGGTTGTGGGCCGGGATGCTGGTGCTGGGCGGGTTGCTGGGGCTGGGTGGCATGGAGCTGCGGCAGGCGCTCCTGGCCGAGCCGATCCCCGCTCCGGCTCCGGGCCCCGCGGAGGATCCCTCCGCCCTGCTTCCCCTCGGGCCACCGCGACGTGAAGCCCCCGCGCCGTCACCCGAGGCCGCGGCGGCGCCGGCGAGCCCTCCGGCCGCGGAGTCCGAGAAGGCGCCCGCCTCCACCGGGGAGACGGCGACTCCACCCGCGCGTCCGGGAAAGCAGGGGTTGCTCACGCTCGTCACCCTGCCCGAGGCCGAGGTGTTCCTCAACGGGCGCTCCCTGGGCAAGACGCCGCTGTTCAAGAAGCCCGTTCCGGTGGGACAGCTCCGGCTGTTCCTCCAGGGTCAGGACGGCAAGCGGCGCGAGCTGTTCGCGCCCATCGAGCAGGGCAAGCTGACGAAGCTCAATCTGTCGTTGGCGGACCTCCCGCCCGTGCGCTGA
- a CDS encoding papain-like cysteine protease family protein has product MSLTIPPSTVTPPRVTKTSTTPEPTPEPTQTPPPPKLTKDLETVKDDYQQALESQKEWLIKYGAPKEQIEALDKAIEQHQESVLDLNNSRNSQNNVVALDQKDEGGWSSEAPVLQQEGNSDCGETVAAMFKGAKEGRETVEGERGQGVIDDFKSRFTKGDGTTPTEMADMLTSEGLEVKHSSKGLERNAMDEALRNGDKAAVMLDSKISGSPDDVSGSPHWVLIDGMDSQGRYLVKDPSNGSSYYAKPEDVANAIDTSQSKNHSGGVLIVGNPDVPTDLAGQNRNNAETLGDKPGTGWGWKKNTDETSSG; this is encoded by the coding sequence ATGAGCCTGACGATTCCCCCGAGCACCGTCACCCCCCCGCGGGTCACCAAGACGTCCACCACCCCCGAGCCCACCCCCGAGCCCACCCAGACCCCGCCTCCGCCCAAGCTGACCAAGGATCTGGAGACGGTCAAAGACGACTACCAGCAGGCGCTCGAGAGCCAGAAGGAGTGGCTGATCAAGTACGGCGCGCCCAAGGAGCAGATCGAGGCCCTGGACAAGGCGATCGAGCAGCACCAGGAGTCGGTGCTGGATCTGAACAACTCGCGCAACTCGCAGAACAACGTGGTGGCGCTCGATCAGAAGGACGAGGGCGGGTGGAGCAGCGAGGCGCCGGTGCTGCAGCAGGAGGGCAACAGCGACTGCGGCGAGACCGTGGCCGCCATGTTCAAGGGGGCCAAGGAGGGCCGTGAGACGGTGGAGGGCGAGCGGGGCCAGGGCGTCATCGACGACTTCAAGAGCCGCTTCACCAAGGGGGATGGCACCACGCCGACGGAGATGGCGGACATGCTCACCTCCGAGGGGCTCGAGGTGAAGCACAGCAGCAAGGGCCTGGAGCGCAACGCCATGGACGAGGCGCTGCGCAACGGCGACAAGGCCGCCGTGATGCTGGACTCGAAGATCTCCGGCAGCCCCGACGACGTGTCCGGCAGCCCGCACTGGGTGCTCATCGATGGAATGGACAGCCAGGGCCGCTACCTGGTGAAGGATCCCTCCAACGGCTCCAGCTACTACGCCAAGCCCGAGGACGTCGCCAACGCCATCGACACCAGCCAGAGCAAGAACCACTCGGGCGGCGTGCTCATCGTGGGCAACCCGGACGTCCCCACGGATCTGGCGGGCCAGAACAGGAACAACGCCGAGACGCTCGGCGACAAGCCCGGCACGGGTTGGGGCTGGAAGAAGAACACGGACGAGACCTCGAGCGGGTAG
- a CDS encoding ABC transporter substrate-binding protein encodes MATLRWRLGVLLAALLLLLGAAPSVPAAPERARMRVVFLNALGTGSGFSRQFRGAMHAAAHDLDIELVVLDVGHWPGEILEQARQAVSGPDKPDYLIVSIHRGIGARVLELAERAHVPVFVVNSGLALEDRARVGGPREHFAGWVGQMLPDDVGAGDWLVRLLVDAARARGLSSPDGRVRLIAIEGQLGDTSARQRHMGLRQALSGAKDVELLQGVTASWRREEGQRKTSLLLRRYPELEAVWAANDDLAMGAVQALEEAGRRPGGDVVVGGIDWTPEALEAVREGRLVTSLGGHFLEGAWALVLLYDHHRGRDFASERIDWRTEFLPATRASAAGYLEVLARPDWEAFDFRAFSKAANPRLKHYDFSLETLFAQRRGRMDTNGNP; translated from the coding sequence ATGGCCACGCTCCGGTGGCGCCTCGGTGTCCTGCTCGCGGCACTGTTGCTCCTCCTGGGGGCGGCACCCTCCGTGCCCGCCGCTCCCGAGCGCGCGCGCATGCGCGTGGTCTTCCTCAACGCGCTGGGGACTGGCAGTGGCTTCTCGCGTCAGTTCAGGGGCGCCATGCACGCTGCCGCCCATGACCTGGACATCGAGCTCGTCGTCCTCGACGTGGGCCACTGGCCGGGGGAAATCCTCGAGCAGGCGCGCCAGGCGGTGAGCGGGCCCGACAAGCCTGACTACCTCATCGTCTCCATCCACCGCGGCATCGGCGCCCGCGTGCTCGAGCTGGCCGAGCGGGCCCACGTGCCGGTGTTCGTCGTCAACTCCGGGCTGGCGCTCGAGGACCGGGCGCGCGTCGGGGGGCCGCGCGAGCACTTCGCGGGGTGGGTTGGCCAGATGCTGCCGGACGACGTGGGGGCGGGTGATTGGCTGGTGCGGCTGCTGGTCGACGCGGCCCGGGCGCGTGGCCTCTCCTCCCCGGACGGGCGCGTGCGGCTCATCGCCATCGAGGGCCAGTTGGGGGATACCTCCGCGAGGCAGCGCCACATGGGCCTGCGCCAGGCCCTGTCCGGAGCGAAGGACGTCGAGCTGCTCCAGGGCGTCACCGCGTCCTGGCGGCGGGAGGAGGGCCAGCGCAAGACGTCCCTCCTGCTGCGCCGCTACCCGGAGCTCGAGGCCGTCTGGGCCGCCAATGATGACCTGGCGATGGGCGCCGTCCAGGCCCTGGAGGAAGCGGGCCGCCGCCCGGGCGGGGACGTGGTGGTGGGGGGCATCGACTGGACACCCGAGGCGCTCGAGGCCGTGCGCGAGGGCAGGCTGGTGACGAGCCTCGGGGGGCACTTCCTGGAGGGGGCCTGGGCCCTGGTGCTCCTGTACGATCACCACCGGGGGCGCGACTTCGCCTCCGAGCGGATCGACTGGCGCACGGAGTTCCTGCCCGCCACGCGCGCCAGTGCCGCGGGCTACCTGGAGGTGCTCGCCCGTCCGGATTGGGAGGCTTTCGACTTCCGGGCCTTCTCGAAGGCGGCCAACCCGCGCCTGAAGCACTACGATTTCTCCCTCGAGACCTTGTTCGCGCAGCGGCGGGGCCGCATGGACACGAATGGCAACCCCTGA
- a CDS encoding ATP-binding protein, translating into MATPEPHAPVSAGAQQPEPGSAWGSRWLRSGNRLGRRLLLYILLFSTAVSLLGTLVQLGTDYDREVRQLENRFTQIRSSYTQGIAESLWMLDETLLRTQLEGITTLPDIVLAEVDTELGISYVAGGSAPREFSRDFPLYHGPRQIGTLRVGANLAHTRAELRNRVFVILATEAGKTFLFGLFTFFLIQRLVTQHLARMAAYTRGLDTEHLEAPLVLRRTGRHRVRQDELDEVSAAINEMRESLRKELEERQRSEAASAFLARAGGVLVESLDLEKVLPRIASACVGPLADWCVVDLMEEGVLRRVGGAHVDAGKAPLLDELQRRYPPGPGSRVPAAVATRTGTWVLESRVTPAGMRAQCVDDAHVQLVSELGLGSVLAVPLVVRGQALGAITLAAAEPERYGSAELALAEELARRAAIAIDNARLYRQAEQALRLRETFLSVAGHELRTPLLPLQLRLQSLLRRGRSGTPLEPEVIFGEIAVAEWQTRRLGLLVDQLMDVSHLIAGNALVLRRKRMDLCALVEGVLEGVQRQISDSGSEVVRELRGPAVGEWDPRRLELVVMGLVQNALKFGEGRPIDVRVTPREGSVLLVVRDRGMGMSKSEQEHIFDRFSRGVPEQHFGGLGLGLYLTREVVRAHGGSISVESQPGEGTTFTVVLPVGEASGLAA; encoded by the coding sequence ATGGCAACCCCTGAGCCGCACGCGCCGGTTTCCGCTGGAGCCCAACAGCCCGAGCCGGGCTCGGCCTGGGGCTCGCGCTGGCTGCGCTCCGGCAATCGGCTCGGACGACGACTGCTGCTCTACATCCTGCTCTTCAGCACCGCCGTCAGCCTGCTGGGCACGCTGGTGCAACTCGGCACCGACTACGACCGTGAGGTACGGCAGCTCGAGAATCGCTTCACGCAGATCCGCTCGAGCTACACGCAGGGCATCGCCGAGAGCCTCTGGATGCTCGACGAGACGCTCCTGCGCACCCAGCTCGAGGGCATCACCACGCTGCCCGACATCGTGCTCGCGGAGGTGGATACCGAGCTGGGCATCTCCTACGTGGCCGGTGGCAGCGCGCCCCGGGAGTTCTCCCGGGACTTCCCGCTGTACCACGGCCCACGTCAGATCGGCACGCTCCGGGTAGGGGCCAACCTGGCGCACACCCGCGCCGAGCTGCGCAACCGGGTGTTCGTCATCCTCGCGACCGAGGCGGGCAAGACGTTCCTCTTCGGCCTCTTCACCTTCTTCCTCATCCAGCGCCTGGTGACGCAGCACCTGGCCCGGATGGCGGCCTACACGCGCGGCCTGGACACGGAGCACCTGGAGGCGCCCCTGGTGCTGCGGCGCACGGGCAGGCACCGGGTGCGCCAGGACGAGCTGGACGAGGTGAGCGCCGCCATCAACGAGATGCGCGAGTCGCTGCGCAAGGAGCTGGAGGAGCGCCAGCGCTCCGAGGCGGCGTCCGCCTTCCTCGCCAGGGCCGGTGGGGTGCTCGTGGAGTCGTTGGATCTGGAGAAGGTGCTGCCGCGCATCGCCTCCGCGTGCGTGGGTCCCCTGGCCGACTGGTGTGTCGTGGACCTGATGGAGGAAGGGGTGCTGCGCCGGGTGGGTGGGGCCCACGTGGACGCGGGCAAGGCGCCCCTGCTGGACGAGCTCCAGCGGCGCTACCCTCCCGGTCCGGGCTCGAGGGTTCCGGCGGCCGTGGCCACGCGCACGGGCACGTGGGTGTTGGAGTCGCGCGTCACCCCGGCCGGGATGCGCGCCCAGTGCGTCGACGACGCGCACGTCCAGCTCGTGTCGGAGCTGGGCCTGGGCAGCGTGCTGGCGGTGCCCCTGGTGGTCCGCGGGCAGGCGCTGGGCGCCATCACGCTCGCCGCGGCCGAGCCGGAGCGCTACGGGTCCGCCGAGCTCGCGCTGGCCGAGGAGCTGGCGCGGCGCGCGGCCATCGCTATCGACAACGCGCGGCTCTATCGCCAGGCGGAGCAGGCCCTGCGGCTGAGGGAGACGTTCCTCTCGGTGGCCGGGCACGAGCTGCGCACGCCCCTGTTGCCCCTCCAGCTCCGGCTGCAGAGCCTGCTGCGCCGCGGCCGGAGCGGCACGCCCCTGGAGCCGGAGGTGATCTTCGGGGAGATCGCCGTCGCCGAGTGGCAGACGCGGCGGCTCGGACTGCTGGTGGACCAGTTGATGGACGTGTCCCACCTCATCGCGGGCAACGCGCTGGTGCTGCGGCGCAAGCGCATGGATCTGTGCGCGCTGGTGGAGGGCGTGCTCGAGGGCGTGCAGCGGCAGATTTCCGACAGCGGCTCCGAGGTGGTGCGCGAGCTGCGCGGCCCGGCGGTGGGCGAGTGGGATCCCCGCCGGTTGGAGCTGGTGGTGATGGGCCTGGTGCAGAACGCGCTGAAGTTCGGCGAGGGCCGGCCCATCGACGTGCGCGTGACGCCTCGCGAGGGCTCGGTGCTGCTGGTGGTGCGCGACCGGGGCATGGGCATGTCGAAGAGCGAGCAGGAGCACATCTTCGACCGGTTCAGCCGGGGCGTGCCGGAGCAGCACTTCGGGGGGCTGGGGCTCGGCCTCTATCTCACCCGCGAGGTGGTGCGGGCCCACGGGGGCTCCATCTCCGTGGAGAGCCAACCCGGCGAAGGCACCACGTTCACCGTGGTGCTGCCGGTGGGCGAGGCCTCCGGGCTGGCCGCCTGA
- a CDS encoding serine/threonine-protein kinase, with the protein MGDGKTRSSRFRSKNSREQPAPDTGRSNRSAQVEDAPPVAQVGRYVLLKQLGQGGMGVVYSAYDPDLDRKVALKLLQSDGHNDAEAARARLLREAQAMARVTHPNVVPIHDVGMWGEHVFLAMEMADEGTLSGWLEKERPWREVLEVFLAAGRGLLAAHEAGLVHRDFKPANVLLGRGGRVYVTDFGLARKMGEAVVPEEPLPEQAEGLVPPERRMLETTLTRSGVVMGTPNYMSPEQYEGGELDARSDQFSFCVALYWGLYRKRAFDSSRMRAFITSRRKEELVSARTQTLDVAPAPVVKRGPGADLIQEPPRDSKVPAWVRQTLMRGMSLEPAERFASMRELLEALSQERRRVQRQRWAAAACVAGVGLSVVGGAVYRQSQVCTGANALMAEVWGPDSGATLEKAFQATGRPGAGEMAARVTRVLEEYAQGWKRQSTQACEATRVHGVQTEELLSQRVVCLDRRRQDMRALVGVLAQADAKLVDQSLDAAYALPALSECADVGALSEQQRLPTDPSRRAEIARLGGELAGVKAMLDAGRYRPALEKGFSLEAPVLATGYLPLIAELRYDLGVLQSNLGATAESERLLTQALYDAESGRADRLKVFAASQLLVAGYRQKHFTQAESWGGLSEASLRRLGGEPILEADLLTNRANMAIAQERYPEARALLEKVRALQEKALPPGHPKHARTLFLLGRVLLDMDERPRAVALLEEALQKTRAALGPMHPDTGRRHTLLAGLLLEMGQPERALEHARAALAVRTATLGEQHPQVASAMDGVGQCLLKLGRSEESLATFERALALKRKALAPDDEELQYSYDGVGQALLRLGRTREAIEPLRRAVTFPTVSPDALAESGYALARALWSTDSRPEARAEARREATQARERFLQAGLAPRASEVDSWLESLPREPSSLQALRRSTRR; encoded by the coding sequence ATGGGTGATGGCAAAACCAGGAGCAGCCGGTTCCGGAGCAAGAACTCGCGCGAGCAGCCCGCGCCGGACACGGGCCGTTCCAACCGGAGTGCCCAGGTCGAGGACGCTCCGCCCGTGGCCCAGGTGGGGCGCTACGTGCTGCTCAAGCAGTTGGGACAGGGCGGCATGGGCGTCGTGTACTCGGCGTACGATCCGGACCTGGACCGCAAGGTGGCCCTCAAGCTGTTGCAGTCGGACGGCCACAACGACGCGGAGGCGGCGCGCGCGCGGCTGTTGCGCGAGGCGCAGGCCATGGCCCGGGTGACCCACCCGAACGTCGTCCCCATCCACGACGTGGGCATGTGGGGCGAGCACGTGTTCCTCGCCATGGAGATGGCGGACGAGGGCACGCTCAGCGGGTGGTTGGAGAAGGAGCGGCCCTGGCGCGAGGTGCTCGAGGTCTTCCTGGCGGCGGGACGGGGCCTGCTCGCGGCGCACGAGGCGGGACTGGTGCACCGCGACTTCAAGCCCGCCAACGTGCTGCTCGGCCGCGGCGGCCGCGTCTACGTCACCGACTTCGGCCTGGCGCGCAAGATGGGGGAGGCCGTCGTCCCCGAGGAGCCCCTGCCCGAGCAGGCCGAGGGCCTGGTGCCTCCCGAGCGCCGGATGCTGGAGACCACCCTCACCCGCTCGGGCGTGGTGATGGGCACGCCCAACTACATGTCCCCCGAGCAGTACGAGGGGGGTGAGCTCGACGCGCGCTCGGACCAGTTCAGCTTCTGCGTGGCGCTCTACTGGGGCCTCTACCGCAAGCGCGCCTTCGACTCCTCGCGCATGCGGGCCTTCATCACCTCGCGGCGCAAGGAGGAGCTGGTCTCGGCGCGCACCCAGACGCTGGACGTCGCGCCGGCACCCGTGGTCAAGCGCGGCCCGGGCGCGGATCTCATCCAGGAGCCGCCGCGCGACTCCAAGGTGCCCGCGTGGGTGCGCCAGACGCTCATGCGCGGCATGTCGCTGGAGCCGGCGGAGCGCTTCGCCTCGATGCGCGAGCTGCTGGAGGCGCTGTCGCAGGAGCGGCGGCGGGTGCAGCGCCAGCGCTGGGCGGCGGCGGCGTGCGTGGCGGGCGTGGGGCTCTCGGTGGTGGGCGGGGCGGTGTACCGCCAGTCCCAGGTGTGCACGGGCGCCAACGCGCTGATGGCCGAGGTGTGGGGGCCCGACTCGGGCGCCACGCTGGAGAAGGCCTTCCAGGCCACCGGACGGCCCGGCGCGGGGGAGATGGCCGCGCGGGTCACCCGGGTGCTGGAGGAGTACGCGCAAGGCTGGAAGCGGCAGAGCACGCAAGCGTGCGAGGCCACGCGCGTGCACGGGGTGCAGACCGAGGAGTTGTTGTCCCAGCGCGTGGTGTGTCTGGACCGGCGGCGCCAGGACATGCGGGCGCTGGTGGGCGTGCTGGCCCAAGCGGACGCGAAGCTCGTGGACCAGTCCCTGGACGCGGCGTACGCGCTGCCCGCGCTGAGCGAGTGCGCCGACGTGGGGGCGCTCTCCGAGCAGCAGCGCCTGCCGACGGATCCCTCCCGCCGCGCGGAGATCGCCCGGCTCGGGGGCGAGCTGGCCGGGGTGAAGGCGATGCTCGACGCGGGGCGCTACCGGCCGGCCCTGGAGAAGGGCTTCTCGCTCGAGGCCCCCGTGCTCGCCACGGGCTACCTGCCGCTCATCGCCGAGCTGCGCTACGACCTGGGCGTGCTCCAGTCCAACCTCGGCGCGACCGCCGAGTCGGAGCGGTTGCTCACCCAGGCCCTCTACGACGCCGAGTCGGGACGGGCCGACCGGCTCAAGGTGTTCGCCGCCAGCCAGCTCCTCGTCGCGGGGTACAGGCAGAAGCACTTCACGCAGGCGGAGAGCTGGGGGGGCCTCAGCGAGGCCTCGCTGCGGCGTCTGGGCGGGGAGCCCATCCTCGAGGCCGACCTGCTGACGAACCGCGCCAACATGGCCATCGCCCAGGAGCGCTACCCGGAGGCTCGCGCCCTGCTGGAGAAGGTGCGCGCCCTCCAGGAGAAGGCGCTGCCCCCCGGCCACCCCAAGCACGCGCGCACCCTCTTCCTGCTGGGCCGCGTGCTGCTGGACATGGACGAGCGGCCCCGGGCGGTGGCGCTCCTGGAGGAGGCGCTCCAGAAGACCCGGGCCGCCCTGGGCCCCATGCACCCGGACACCGGCCGGCGCCACACCCTGCTCGCCGGGTTGCTGCTCGAGATGGGTCAGCCGGAGCGGGCCCTGGAGCACGCGCGCGCCGCGCTCGCCGTGCGCACCGCCACCCTCGGCGAGCAGCACCCCCAGGTGGCCAGCGCCATGGACGGGGTGGGCCAGTGTCTGCTCAAGCTCGGACGCTCCGAGGAGTCGCTCGCCACCTTCGAGCGGGCGCTCGCCCTCAAGCGCAAGGCCCTGGCCCCGGACGACGAGGAGCTCCAGTACTCCTACGACGGGGTGGGCCAGGCGCTCCTGCGGCTGGGCCGCACGCGCGAGGCGATCGAACCCCTGCGCCGCGCCGTCACCTTCCCCACGGTGAGCCCGGACGCACTGGCCGAGTCGGGCTACGCCCTGGCGCGTGCCCTGTGGTCCACCGACTCCCGGCCCGAGGCGCGTGCCGAGGCGCGGCGCGAGGCGACCCAGGCCCGCGAGCGCTTCCTCCAGGCGGGGCTCGCTCCCCGGGCGTCCGAGGTGGACTCCTGGCTCGAGTCCCTTCCCCGGGAGCCCTCGTCCCTCCAGGCCCTCCGGCGCTCCACCCGCCGCTAG
- a CDS encoding sigma 54-interacting transcriptional regulator: MRVAAPGRVRMKLLVLSGTDAGRGYSLDQREYIVGKAPTCDIILPDKTISRQHLRIEVRDEHVLAVDLDSRNGSFCEGLRFSQMELRPGSVITLGTTELKVVPEDSRERAMPLSGRDHFGALVGTSRKMREVFTLLERMAPGGSDVLIQGETGTGKELCAEALHNESKRAKGPFIIVDLAGIAPSLIESELFGHVKGAFTGAQSDRAGAFERAAGGTVFLDEVGELPLDLQPRLLRVLERRQVKRVGANDYRTVDMRVVAATHVDLEGAVKANKFRRDLYHRLAVLRVTLPALRERPEDIPLLIDTVLGRMGKPPSALSDQTRALLSQYPWPGNVRELRNVVEQVVNLGEEALPELPPLGAGAEQPSGASTAELDLPFKEAKERLIEGFERDYLKGLLERCEGNISRASREAGIDRVYLRKLLRKHGLEDRDGG, translated from the coding sequence ATGCGCGTCGCCGCTCCCGGCCGCGTGCGGATGAAGCTGCTCGTGTTGTCCGGCACCGACGCGGGTCGCGGCTATTCGCTCGATCAGCGCGAGTACATCGTGGGCAAGGCTCCCACGTGCGACATCATCCTGCCGGACAAGACCATCTCGCGCCAGCACCTGCGAATCGAGGTGCGTGACGAGCATGTGCTGGCGGTGGACCTCGACTCGCGCAATGGCTCGTTCTGCGAGGGGCTGCGCTTCTCGCAGATGGAGCTGCGTCCGGGCAGCGTCATCACCCTGGGCACCACCGAGCTCAAGGTGGTGCCCGAGGACTCGCGCGAGCGCGCCATGCCCCTGTCGGGGAGGGATCACTTCGGCGCGCTCGTGGGCACCAGCCGCAAGATGCGCGAGGTCTTCACCCTGCTCGAGCGCATGGCGCCGGGCGGCTCGGACGTGCTCATCCAGGGCGAGACGGGCACGGGCAAGGAGCTGTGCGCCGAGGCGCTCCACAACGAGAGCAAGCGCGCCAAGGGCCCCTTCATCATCGTGGACCTGGCGGGCATCGCCCCCTCGCTCATCGAGTCGGAGCTGTTCGGGCACGTGAAGGGGGCCTTCACCGGCGCCCAGTCGGACCGGGCCGGCGCCTTCGAGCGCGCCGCGGGCGGCACCGTCTTCCTCGACGAGGTGGGCGAGCTGCCCTTGGATTTGCAGCCGAGGCTCCTGCGCGTGCTGGAGCGCCGGCAGGTCAAGCGCGTGGGCGCCAATGACTACCGCACCGTGGACATGCGCGTGGTGGCCGCCACGCACGTGGACCTGGAGGGCGCGGTCAAGGCGAACAAGTTCCGCCGCGACCTCTACCACCGGCTCGCGGTGCTGCGCGTCACCCTGCCCGCCCTGCGCGAGCGTCCCGAGGACATCCCCCTGCTCATCGACACCGTGCTCGGCCGCATGGGCAAACCCCCGAGCGCCCTGTCGGACCAGACGCGCGCCCTGCTCAGCCAGTACCCGTGGCCGGGCAACGTGCGCGAGCTGCGCAACGTGGTGGAGCAGGTGGTCAACCTGGGCGAGGAGGCCCTGCCGGAGCTGCCTCCCCTGGGCGCGGGCGCCGAGCAGCCCTCGGGCGCTTCCACCGCCGAGCTGGATCTGCCCTTCAAGGAAGCCAAGGAGCGGCTCATCGAGGGCTTCGAGCGCGACTACCTCAAGGGTCTGCTCGAGCGCTGTGAGGGCAACATCTCGCGCGCCTCGCGCGAGGCCGGCATCGACCGCGTCTACCTGCGCAAGCTCCTGCGCAAGCATGGCCTGGAAGATCGCGACGGCGGCTGA